One window of Desulfosoma sp. genomic DNA carries:
- a CDS encoding glycosyltransferase family 2 protein → MSVLLSFVIPVKDEESSLKELADRIFDAVRSCGPAYRSELIFVDDGSTDRSWEVIRSISGRYPEAVKAIRFRRNLGKAFALEAGFRKCDGDVVFTMDADLQDDPKEIPRFLKKLEEGYDLVSGWKKIRHDPLSKTLPSRVFNGVMAWVSGVKLHDFNCGFKCYRREVVNNLHLYGELHRFIPVLVADLGYRVGEIEVEHHPRLYGRSKYGWERYIRGFIDMLTVFATTRWMVKPGHLFGGVGMVLGLIGGLSLIYLFMVWLFGSQPIGKRPLLAFGVLMSLASLQMISLGVVAEFHIKSFSIDLDRYVSERVETHHPSTGCATTQGTK, encoded by the coding sequence ATGAGTGTCTTGCTAAGTTTCGTAATCCCGGTCAAAGACGAGGAAAGCAGCCTCAAAGAACTCGCAGACCGGATCTTTGATGCCGTCCGGTCGTGCGGACCAGCATACCGTTCGGAACTGATCTTCGTTGACGACGGCAGCACGGACCGTAGCTGGGAGGTGATCCGGTCTATTTCCGGGCGCTATCCTGAGGCGGTGAAGGCGATCCGTTTCCGGCGCAATCTCGGCAAAGCGTTCGCATTGGAGGCGGGATTCCGGAAGTGTGATGGCGATGTCGTTTTCACGATGGATGCGGATCTGCAGGACGACCCCAAGGAAATTCCTCGTTTCCTCAAAAAACTCGAGGAAGGCTATGATCTAGTCTCCGGGTGGAAGAAAATCCGTCACGATCCTTTGTCGAAAACTCTGCCCTCCCGAGTGTTCAATGGTGTCATGGCGTGGGTCAGCGGGGTGAAGTTGCACGACTTCAATTGCGGCTTCAAGTGCTACCGCCGGGAGGTTGTGAACAACCTCCATCTTTACGGGGAGTTGCATCGATTCATCCCAGTGCTCGTCGCGGATCTCGGCTATCGCGTCGGTGAAATCGAGGTCGAACACCATCCACGGCTGTACGGCCGATCCAAGTATGGATGGGAGCGCTACATCCGGGGCTTCATTGATATGCTGACGGTGTTTGCAACCACGCGATGGATGGTCAAGCCTGGGCATCTGTTCGGAGGTGTCGGCATGGTGCTAGGCCTGATCGGTGGTCTCAGTTTGATATATCTCTTCATGGTGTGGCTATTTGGATCGCAGCCGATTGGAAAGCGTCCTTTGCTGGCCTTTGGTGTTCTCATGTCGCTCGCCTCCCTGCAAATGATCTCGCTGGGCGTGGTTGCCGAATTCCACATTAAGAGCTTTTCGATTGATCTGGATCGCTATGTGTCTGAACGGGTTGAAACACACCATCCATCAACAGGCTGTGCGACCACACAGGGAACAAAATGA
- a CDS encoding class I SAM-dependent methyltransferase — translation MRIENGVIVGSNGKYEIGNPIARYLISRFDRAVLESIRESSPSSVLEVGCGEGHVTDLILKSGVSRLLATDISVSLIKENSMRSNDPRVTFKVADLMSLSVEERYDLVVCCEVLEHVEDPDRALDILHALDAREYVLSVPREPIWRILNICRGAYLRDLGNSPGHIHHFSRRAFVKFVERRFVVQSIRSPVPWTVLRCRPK, via the coding sequence ATGAGAATTGAAAACGGTGTAATTGTAGGAAGCAACGGGAAGTACGAGATCGGCAATCCTATTGCGCGGTATTTGATCTCCCGTTTTGATCGGGCGGTGCTGGAGAGTATCCGCGAATCATCACCGTCCTCGGTCCTCGAGGTCGGATGCGGTGAGGGGCATGTCACTGACCTGATCCTCAAGAGTGGTGTTTCGAGGTTGCTGGCCACCGATATTTCGGTGTCTTTGATCAAGGAAAACAGCATGCGATCGAACGATCCTCGGGTAACGTTCAAGGTGGCCGATCTCATGTCGCTGTCGGTCGAAGAACGATACGATCTCGTCGTATGCTGCGAGGTGCTCGAACATGTCGAGGATCCAGACCGCGCCCTGGATATCCTGCATGCGCTCGATGCCCGGGAGTACGTATTGAGCGTTCCGAGAGAGCCGATCTGGAGAATACTGAACATTTGCAGGGGGGCCTACCTCCGGGACCTCGGGAATAGTCCGGGGCACATCCATCACTTCTCGAGGCGTGCGTTCGTGAAGTTCGTTGAGCGTAGGTTCGTCGTGCAGTCCATCCGTTCCCCGGTGCCGTGGACGGTGCTCAGATGCCGCCCAAAGTGA
- a CDS encoding C1 family peptidase produces MKKSIFTMFQRALVLSILTVGIHAASINAQEIEDIAESISRAGARWQARENSISRLHPESRRMLLGAIPETAGPLDEEPLTAAPTTALPPQFDWQNYNGGDYVTGIRNQGLCGSCWAFATTAALESQVLISQKLPGKELDLSEQILISCSNAGDCSGGYVSLASDFLTNPGTAKEACYPYTATNGTCSNACELWTHSAYHFLDWGYTNSGDYATVSEIKNGIYFYGPLVVSMAVYTDFYYYGSGVYSYVWGFFEGYHAILVIGWDDSQSAFICKNSWGTDWGENGYFRIAYSELVSPVRFGYYTYHYKGASGPQTVAEAVVVISGNFDADAAEEFAVAQKLMDSTVLITWYDDSTHGGAQLAQTTTGGVREMAFAAGRFDSDLQDELAMACVQADGTLAVILFDSDGRRIAKAVGGVCFDVSIATGQFDGDAFDEFVVSLRQSNGTLAAITFDQDGRRLGKSVGGACSAPKIASGNFDSDASDDEYVVALRQSDGTLAAISFQGDGTRIGKGVGGRCSEVSVAAGNFRSENDPKQEYVVSLLQSDGTLAAITFYASGERIAKGVGGVCSHPQVTSGTFAGTTPLDGYAVALLQCDATPAVIFYDGEGHRLGKGMQSMVAANASATMADVDRDGYDEGILAWVDDFGLAHWAVFDENGSLIMTAP; encoded by the coding sequence ATGAAAAAAAGCATATTCACCATGTTCCAACGTGCCTTGGTCCTGAGCATACTCACCGTGGGAATTCACGCAGCATCGATAAATGCCCAGGAGATAGAAGATATTGCCGAATCCATCTCGCGGGCAGGCGCACGGTGGCAGGCTCGAGAAAACTCCATTTCCCGCCTGCACCCAGAGTCACGCCGAATGCTTTTGGGCGCGATACCGGAGACGGCCGGGCCCCTAGACGAGGAGCCTCTGACAGCGGCCCCAACCACAGCCCTTCCCCCGCAGTTTGACTGGCAGAATTACAATGGAGGGGATTACGTCACCGGCATCAGGAATCAAGGATTGTGCGGGTCATGCTGGGCCTTTGCCACGACCGCGGCCCTGGAATCCCAGGTTCTCATCAGCCAAAAACTGCCCGGCAAGGAGCTGGATCTTTCGGAACAGATCCTTATTTCCTGCTCCAATGCGGGCGATTGCTCGGGTGGATATGTGAGTCTAGCGTCCGATTTTTTGACGAATCCCGGAACGGCAAAAGAGGCGTGCTACCCCTACACTGCAACCAACGGCACATGTAGCAATGCCTGTGAGTTGTGGACCCACAGCGCTTATCACTTTTTAGATTGGGGATATACCAACAGCGGCGACTACGCTACCGTCTCGGAGATCAAAAACGGCATATATTTTTACGGCCCCTTGGTGGTCAGCATGGCGGTATATACTGATTTTTATTACTATGGTTCCGGTGTTTACTCCTATGTCTGGGGTTTCTTTGAAGGATATCACGCCATCCTGGTCATCGGATGGGACGATTCTCAAAGTGCTTTCATCTGCAAAAACAGCTGGGGCACCGACTGGGGAGAAAACGGGTACTTCAGGATCGCTTACAGTGAGCTCGTCTCACCGGTTCGTTTTGGATACTATACATACCATTACAAAGGCGCATCCGGCCCGCAGACAGTAGCGGAAGCGGTGGTTGTGATATCCGGGAACTTTGACGCAGATGCGGCTGAGGAGTTCGCCGTTGCCCAAAAGCTGATGGACTCCACGGTACTGATCACTTGGTACGATGACTCAACTCACGGCGGAGCACAGCTGGCCCAGACCACCACCGGTGGGGTGCGAGAAATGGCCTTTGCAGCGGGACGGTTCGATTCCGATCTGCAAGACGAACTAGCCATGGCATGCGTGCAGGCGGACGGTACCCTAGCCGTGATTCTTTTCGACTCCGACGGAAGGAGGATCGCAAAGGCAGTGGGCGGCGTTTGCTTCGATGTGAGCATTGCGACGGGACAATTCGACGGTGACGCTTTTGACGAGTTCGTGGTGAGCTTGCGCCAGTCGAATGGAACCCTTGCCGCCATCACCTTTGATCAAGACGGCAGGCGGCTGGGAAAAAGCGTGGGGGGCGCGTGTTCGGCCCCCAAGATCGCTTCGGGCAACTTCGATTCCGACGCTTCGGATGACGAATACGTGGTCGCTCTTCGCCAGTCCGACGGAACGCTCGCGGCCATCAGCTTTCAGGGAGACGGAACCCGGATCGGAAAAGGTGTGGGCGGCCGCTGTTCCGAAGTGTCCGTGGCGGCGGGGAACTTTCGCTCCGAGAACGACCCCAAACAAGAATACGTGGTATCGCTGCTTCAGTCCGACGGAACGCTTGCGGCCATCACCTTTTATGCGAGCGGAGAGAGGATCGCAAAAGGTGTGGGTGGCGTGTGCTCCCATCCCCAGGTGACTTCGGGAACCTTTGCGGGCACCACCCCCCTGGACGGCTATGCGGTGGCGCTCTTGCAGTGCGATGCCACACCTGCGGTGATTTTCTACGATGGTGAGGGCCATCGACTGGGTAAAGGTATGCAGTCTATGGTGGCGGCAAATGCTTCCGCAACAATGGCTGACGTGGATCGCGACGGCTACGACGAGGGTATCCTAGCATGGGTCGATGACTTTGGTCTCGCCCATTGGGCCGTTTTCGATGAAAACGGCTCTCTGATCATGACCGCCCCATAA
- a CDS encoding 4Fe-4S binding protein — translation MKVLRATHMERCIGCYSCALACARLVHRCLSWQHSGIRIRSAGGLSTGFDAQLCLACNPAPCVAVCPTEAFSQRPGGGVKVQRHLCIRCGACAKACPVEAVWLDPETQVPIVCIHCGRCTPFCPHECLEMSEVPGS, via the coding sequence ATGAAGGTTTTGCGAGCCACTCATATGGAACGCTGCATCGGATGCTATTCGTGTGCCCTTGCGTGCGCGCGGCTTGTGCATCGCTGCCTTTCCTGGCAACATTCCGGCATTCGAATTCGCAGTGCCGGAGGGCTCAGCACAGGCTTTGACGCTCAGCTGTGTCTGGCATGCAACCCGGCTCCGTGCGTTGCAGTCTGCCCCACCGAAGCTTTTTCGCAACGACCGGGAGGCGGCGTCAAGGTGCAAAGGCATTTGTGTATTCGTTGTGGCGCCTGCGCCAAGGCCTGTCCCGTAGAAGCCGTTTGGCTGGATCCTGAAACCCAGGTGCCCATCGTGTGTATTCATTGCGGCCGATGTACGCCTTTCTGTCCTCATGAATGTTTGGAAATGTCTGAAGTGCCCGGTTCCTGA
- a CDS encoding aldehyde ferredoxin oxidoreductase N-terminal domain-containing protein — translation MPSSFRVLVVDLHTGRSKPVAFGTVDEHLGGSGLAAALFEAYGDPKAPWDDPQQPLVFAIGPLTGYLPLMSKVVLGFKSPYHDQYAESHAGGRLALALRFSGYDAVVVKGMAPRPTLLTIGSREIRLLDAHYLWGMDTLATGKWVRKIHPGESGHRSILRIGPAGENLVSFAAINVDTYRHFGRLGGGAAMGRKRLKAMLVCGERSLPVPDPKVYASFFKTVYQEAVRSSVMRKYHDLGTPENVLPLNALQALPWRNLQATQDSGAEHISGERFAQELLLRQTACAGCPVGCIHIGLLRERFGEEHEYLYRQVSYDHEPIFAAGSMLGISSPDHVLRLLETIERLGLDAISAGVSLAWATEALEKGIITEKDTLVPLRFGNMEAYEQALAHLGGGVNDFYQALGRGTLHAARLYGGEDFACVLGQEMAGYATGEVFFVSQAYGFRHSHLDSAGYTYDQTVLEKSIDQAVSFLLEEERRRVLLTSMVACLFARKLYPEERLQEALSLLGHSEAAKNLKGVTRAVQSARWKLRFRTGFNPDQVTIPKRFYEVTTWKGPIDGSFMDELARAYINTLRHLTSEAS, via the coding sequence ATGCCGTCTTCCTTTCGTGTCCTCGTGGTGGATTTACATACAGGCCGATCCAAACCTGTGGCATTCGGGACCGTCGACGAACACTTGGGCGGCAGCGGTCTTGCCGCCGCTCTTTTTGAAGCCTACGGAGACCCCAAAGCCCCGTGGGATGATCCGCAGCAGCCCTTGGTGTTCGCAATCGGCCCGCTCACAGGCTATTTGCCGCTCATGAGCAAAGTCGTGTTGGGTTTCAAATCGCCCTACCACGATCAATATGCGGAAAGCCATGCCGGTGGACGCCTGGCCCTGGCGTTGCGTTTTTCCGGATATGACGCCGTGGTGGTCAAGGGCATGGCGCCAAGACCAACCCTTTTGACCATCGGTTCACGGGAAATTCGCCTCCTGGACGCCCACTATCTTTGGGGCATGGACACCTTGGCCACAGGCAAGTGGGTGCGAAAAATTCATCCGGGTGAAAGCGGTCATCGAAGCATTCTACGCATCGGGCCGGCCGGAGAGAATTTGGTATCCTTTGCGGCCATCAATGTGGACACTTATCGCCATTTCGGCCGTCTAGGCGGAGGCGCGGCCATGGGGCGAAAAAGGCTCAAGGCCATGCTGGTCTGCGGAGAGAGAAGCCTTCCCGTCCCGGATCCCAAGGTTTATGCTTCATTTTTTAAGACTGTTTACCAGGAAGCCGTGCGATCCTCCGTGATGCGCAAGTACCACGATCTGGGAACCCCTGAAAACGTTCTTCCTTTGAACGCTCTTCAGGCGTTACCCTGGCGCAACCTTCAAGCCACTCAAGATTCCGGAGCCGAACACATCTCCGGTGAACGCTTTGCACAAGAGCTCCTTTTGCGGCAAACGGCATGCGCGGGATGTCCCGTAGGCTGCATTCATATCGGGCTTTTGCGGGAACGCTTCGGCGAGGAACACGAATACCTCTACCGCCAGGTTTCTTACGATCACGAACCCATCTTCGCCGCAGGATCCATGTTGGGGATTTCTTCCCCGGACCACGTCTTACGACTTTTGGAAACTATAGAACGCCTCGGTTTGGATGCCATCAGTGCGGGCGTCAGTTTGGCATGGGCCACGGAAGCTTTGGAAAAGGGAATCATCACCGAGAAGGATACCTTGGTCCCTCTTCGATTTGGGAACATGGAAGCTTACGAGCAGGCTCTGGCGCATCTGGGAGGTGGCGTCAATGATTTTTACCAAGCCTTAGGCCGAGGAACACTCCATGCCGCAAGACTTTACGGCGGCGAAGACTTTGCGTGCGTGCTCGGCCAAGAAATGGCCGGCTATGCCACCGGTGAAGTTTTCTTCGTTTCCCAAGCCTACGGTTTTCGCCATTCCCATCTGGACAGTGCCGGCTATACCTATGACCAAACCGTTCTCGAAAAAAGCATCGATCAAGCGGTATCCTTTCTTCTGGAAGAGGAAAGACGCCGAGTGCTTCTAACCTCCATGGTGGCGTGCTTGTTTGCGCGAAAACTTTACCCCGAAGAGCGCCTGCAAGAAGCCCTATCGCTTCTTGGCCACAGCGAAGCGGCAAAGAATCTTAAGGGCGTCACAAGGGCCGTGCAGTCCGCTCGATGGAAACTTCGATTTCGCACAGGTTTTAACCCCGATCAGGTCACCATCCCCAAAAGATTCTATGAAGTGACCACATGGAAAGGGCCCATAGACGGTTCCTTTATGGACGAGCTTGCCCGGGCTTACATAAACACCCTTCGACACCTGACCTCCGAAGCTTCCTGA